One genomic region from Epinephelus fuscoguttatus linkage group LG6, E.fuscoguttatus.final_Chr_v1 encodes:
- the aqp3a gene encoding aquaporin-3a: MGRQKVYLDKLSRFFQIRNLLLRQALAECLGTLILVMFGCGAVAQLVLSGGSHGMFLTVNFAFGFAAMLGILVCGQVSGGHLNPAVTFALCLLGRERWRKFPMYFLFQTIGAFFGAAIIFGMYYDALWDHPGCFNVTGPKATAGIFATYPGKHLTLVNGFFDQIIGTAALIVCILAIVDPYNNPIPQGLEAFTVGFVVLVIGLSMGFNSGYAVNPARDLGPRLFTAMAGWGSEVFTVRKGWFLVPVFAPFLGTIIGVMIYQLMVGFHMEGEARDQKRAEEENVRLTNITSNDKPKDTSKEML; the protein is encoded by the exons ATGGGCAGACAGAAGGTGTATTTGGACAAACTCTCCAGGTTCTTCCAGATCCGCAACCTGCTGCTTCGCCAGGCCCTGGCAGAGTGTCTTGGCACTCTCATCCTTGTG ATGTTTGGCTGCGGTGCTGTGGCCCAGCTGGTGTTGAGCGGTGGTTCCCATGGCATGTTCCTCACAGTCAACTTTGCCTTCGGCTTTGCTGCCATGTTAGGCATCCTGGTCTGTGGCCAGGTATCAG GTGGCCATCTGAACCCCGCTGTGACCTTTGCCCTGTGCCTGCTCGGAAGAGAGCGCTGGAGAAAGTTTCCCATGTACTTCCTCTTTCAGACAATTGGTGCTTTTTTTGGTGCTGCCATCATTTTCGGCATGTACTACG ATGCCCTGTGGGACCATCCTGGATGTTTCAATGTGACTGGGCCTAAAGCCACAGCTGGCATCTTTGCTACCTACCCTGGAAAGCATCTCACCCTTGTCAACGGCTTCTTTGATCAG ATCATTGGCACGGCAGCACTGATTGTTTgcattctggctattgtggatCCATACAACAACCCCATCCCCCAAGGACTGGAGGCCTTCACTGTGGGATTTGTGGTTCTGGTCATTGGATTGTCTATGGGATTTAATTCTGGCTATGCTGTCAATCCTGCCAGAGACCTCGGACCACGTCTTTTCACAGCCATGGCTGGGTGGGGCAGTGAAGTTTTCAC GGTGAGGAAGGGCTGGTTCCTGGTGCCAGTTTTTGCCCCATTCCTTGGCACTATCATCGGTGTGATGATCTACCAGCTGATGGTTGGCTTCCACATGGAGGGAGAAGCACGTGACCAGAAGAGGGCAGAAGAGGAGAATGTCCGACTCACCAATATCACCTCCAACGACAAACCCAAAGACACTTCCAAAGAGATGCTCTGA
- the nol6 gene encoding nucleolar protein 6, with protein MKKKQAVTKEPAEMVPSESNEEEENEAPVKAKRSKPEEAAGEEVVYHPVKLSRSDLYRPPTAEELNQLKEAESLFHCSLLKMQMEELLKEVALSERRKQQIDAFIQTVTKLLQTVPESPEVEVSDLSWLSGEVKVPFLLVPKTTKGKFHMAPPASVDLIGSYPLGTCTKPRIMVDLAVTIPASILHPKDVVNQRYPRKRALYLAGLAQHLASSSDIGSMRYSCLHGNRLRPVLLLTRPGKDSSSLTLRVHACPPPGFFKPSRFHPQRNNVRTEWYTGLQTSLSESSEPPTPHYNSSVLGDLLPRAHLQFLSAVSSQCSAFADGVALLKVWLRQRELDQGTGCFNGFLASMLLAYLLTTHRISNSMTAYQLLRNTLNFLASTDLTVDGISLARDPDFTAPSLPEFHNAFQVVFVDPSGHLNMCADMTTCTYKQLQHEASVSMQFWDNPTVDGFHSLLMTPKPMIRTSDHVFQLCELVKLQSSCKKLDLLSELMDHSGNYVQTALPFILTLLQQGLGQRIHLLTHSLPPDLEWSVESEAPKHKAQPPLSFGLLLQPELAASVLERGPPADSPKAAEFRQLWGSRSELRRFQDGAITEAVLWDGKSMCEKRMVPKQIIAHLLQLHADIPESCVRYVGAMVDDVIKTGSEETSTGEEESLLVVQSYDDLSRKLWRLEGLPLSITAVQGAHPALRYTQVFPPLPLKLDYSFFDREKTSRSLVPKEGKPCPAYITPITVICHMEGSGKWPHDRLAIRHLRTAFHIHLGELLKKHHNYTCRPCPAHLDVWKDGLLFRIQVAYHREPQVLRESVNEEGLLVVRDNEEAQALEMATIHKPLLTSTLHGLQQQHPCFGAVCRLAKRWLGAQLFSGDIIEDTADLLVASLFLQPAPFTPPGSPQVGFLRFLHLLSSFDWRNNPLVVNLNNQLTAVEYTEIKNDFMASRESLPVMFIATPKDKKQSMWTKRAPSVQMLQRVVTVAAESLKLLENQLMDSSQIQDVRVVMRPPLDAYDVLIHLSPKQVPLLTQAVDPPTVTFNRGVMAGSLAQSGGALPVVDFNPVTLYLAELREAFGDLALFFCDPHGGTVIAVLWKPKAFVPLPFKTSQISARSVQVTGEEANTIPNVEAILEDFRIMGKGLIKSVEARSEKWSL; from the exons ATGAAGAAGAAGCAAGCAGTTACCAAGGAACCAGCAGAG ATGGTTCCCTCAGAGAgcaatgaggaggaggaaaatgaGGCTCCCGTTAAGGCTAAAAGGAGCAAACCAGAGGAGGCAGCAGGGGAGGAGGTGGTCTATCACCCGGTGAAGCTGTCCAGAAGTGACCTGTACAGACCTCCCACAGCTGAGGAGCTGAACCAACTGAAAGAGGCAGAAagcctgtttcactgcagcCTGCTCAAAATGCAG atggaggagctgctgaaagAGGTCGCCCTGAGTGAGCGTAGGAAACAGCAAATCGATGCTTTCATTCAGACAGTCACCAAGCTGCTCCAGACTGTACCAGAGTCACCAGAGGTTGAG GTAAGTGACCTATCATGGCTGTCTGGTGAAGTCAAAGTCCCTTTCCTCCTGGtgcccaaaacaacaaagggcAAGTTCCACATGGCACCTCCTGCCTCTGTCGATCTGATTGGCAGCTACCCCCTCGGCACCTGCACCAAACCGCGCATCATGGTGGACCTGGCTGTCACAATCCCGGCT AGCATCCTCCACCCGAAGGATGTCGTGAACCAGAGGTATCCGAGGAAAAGGGCTCTTTACCTGGCAGGCCTGGCTCAGCATCTCGCATCCTCCTCTGACATTGGAAGCATGCGTTATTCTTGTCTCCATGGCAACCGACTCCGACCTGTTCTGCTGCTGACTCGTCCAG GTAAAGACTCTTCCAGCTTAACTCTACGTGTTCATGCCTGTCCACCTCCTGGATTCTTCAAGCCCAGCCGTTTCCACCCTCAAAGGAATAATGTCCGGACAGAATGGTACACCGGATTACAGACCTCCCTATCTG AGAGCAGTGAACCTCCCACTCCACATTACAACAGCTCTGTTCTGGGGGATTTACTGCCCAGGGCTCACCTCCAGTTTCTCTCTGCTGTCAGCTCCCAGTGTTCAGCTTTTGCTGATGGGGTGGCTTTGCTCAAAGTCTGGCTACGTCAAAGAGAGCTCGACCAG GGCACTGGTTGTTTTAATGGCTTCCTGGCTTCAATGCTGTTGGCGTACCTGCTGACCACTCACAGAATCAGTAACTCCATGACGGCCTATCAGCTGCTTCGAAACACCCTGAACTTCCTGG CATCTACAGACCTGACAGTGGATGGAATTAGCCTGGCCAGAGATCCTGACTTCACAGCT CCATCTCTTCCAGAGTTCCACAACGCTTTCCAGGTCGTATTCGTCGACCCTTCAGGACATCTCAACATGTGTGCTGACATGACCACTTGTACCTACAAACAG ctgcagcacGAGGCATCTGTGTCGATGCAGTTCTGGGACAATCCTACAGTGGATGGGTTCCACAGTCTCCTCATGACCCCCAAACCCATGATACGGACAAGCGACCATGTATTCCA GTTATGTGAGCTGGTGAAGCTTCAGTCCAGCTGTAAGAAACTGGATCTCCTCAGTGAGCTGATGGACCACAGTGGAAATTATGTCCAAACGGCACTCCCTTTTATTCTGACCCTGCTTCAGCAAGGACTGGGCCAAAGGATTCACCTCCTAactcactccctccctcctgacCTTGAG TGGTCTGTGGAGAGTGAGGCCCCAAAACACAAAGCCcaacctcctctctccttcGGTTTGCTCTTACAGCCAGAGCTGGCAGCCTCTGTCTTGGAAAGAGGCCCACCTGCAGACAGCCCCAAG GCAGCTGAGTTTCGGCAGCTGTGGGGTTCTCGCTCCGAGCTGCGTCGCTTCCAGGATGGTGCCATCACTGAGGCTGTGCTGTGGGACGGAAAGAGCATGTGCGAGAAACGGATGGTCCCCAAACAGATCATTGCACACCTGCTACAGct GCATGCAGATATCCCCGAATCCTGTGTGCGTTATGTGGGGGCGATGGTGGATGACGTCATCAAAACGGGAAGTGAG GAGACCAGtactggagaggaggagagtttACTGGTGGTTCAGTCCTATGATGACCTCAGTAGAAAACTGTGGAGGCTGGAAGGTCTGCCTCTGTCCATCACAGCAGTGCAAGGAGCGCACCCTGCACTCAGATACACACAG GTCTTCCCCCCTCTGCCACTGAAGCTGGACTATTCCTTCTTTGACAGAGAAAAGACGTCCAGATCATTGGTACCTAAGGAGGGCAAACCCTGCCCTGCTTATATCACCCCTATCACAG TGATCTGTCACATGGAGGGAAGTGGAAAGTGGCCTCACGACCGCCTCGCCATCCGCCACCTCCGAACTGCCTTCCACATCCACCTCGGAGAGTTACTCAAGAAGCACCATAATTACACGTGCAGGCCGTGCCCTGCACACCTAGATGTCTGGAAG GATGGCTTGCTGTTCCGCATCCAGGTGGCGTACCACCGTGAGCCTCAGGTGCTGAGGGAGAGTGTGAATGAAGAGGGGCTGCTGGTTGTAAGGGACAACGAGGAGGCTCAGGCTCTGGAGATGGCCACCATTCACAAGCCACTTCTTACCAGCACATTGCACGG gctccagcagcagcacccaTGTTTTGGGGCAGTGTGTCGCCTGGCCAAACGCTGGCTGGGGGCGCAGCTCTTCAGTGGAGACATCATAGAGGACACAGCAGACCTGCTTGTGGCGTCGCTTTTCCTGCAGCCTGCACCCTTTACTCCTCCCGG cTCTCCTCAGGTCGGCTTCCTTCGTTTCCTTCATCTGCTTTCTTCCTTTGACTGGAGGAACAACCCGCTGGTAGTCAACCTCAACAACCAGCTCACag CCGTCGAATACACAGAGATCAAGAATGACTTCATGGCCTCCAGAGAGTCTCTGCCCGTCATGTTTATAGCTACGCCTAAGGACAAAAAACAATCTATGTGGACCAAGCGAGCTCCTAGTGTACAG ATGCTGCAGCGCGTGGTGACAGTGGCTGCAGAGAGTCTTAAGTTACTGGAAAATCAGCTGATGGACAGCAGCCAGATACAAGATGTCAGG gtggTCATGCGCCCTCCTCTGGATGCCTACGATGTGTTGATTCACCTGAGCCCCAAGCAGGTTCCCCTGCTCACTCAGGCAGTGGACCCTCCCACTGTCACCTTCAATAGGGGCGTCATGGCCGGCAGTTTGGCCCAGTCTGGAGGGGCCCTCCCTGTCGTTGACTTCAACCCTGTAACCCTCTACTTGGCAGAGCTCAGA GAGGCTTTTGGAGACCTGGCCCTCTTCTTCTGTGACCCTCATGGTGGAACAGTGATCGCAGTTTTATGGAAGCCGAAGGCCTTCGTACCACTGCCCTTTAAG ACGTCGCAGATTTCTGCTCGGAGCGTGCAGGTGACTGGGGAGGAAGCAAATACCATTCCTAACGTCGAAGCTATACTGGAGGACTTCCGCATCATGGGCAAGGGCTTGATCAAATCAGTGGAAGCCAGGAGTGAAAAATGGTCATTGTAG
- the LOC125890557 gene encoding E3 SUMO-protein ligase ZBED1-like has protein sequence MKRTGRRRSSVWDCFEQVGNFVRCMKCDATLKYCGGATSSMMNHMSRHHPSTAPIDEDEKPVICTVQCMEEESSANSDGMQVAIMPPNVNMTANPHERDYGERKRLKRSSVWDIFIKVDDEVHCTMCDTKLKYRSSTTSMMYHIKNKHPDTMPNDGVSLATHAEVTELISRMIEKDMLPISVVSGDGFRELLTHTVHNYKMPSVGDITRLIEGHFHEKVEELVVQLGRVEKVALTADFWTALPFQRYITVFCSFITEDWQGRSAVLQTHKLSSDSHTTTDSITEKLLNTVQSWGIAGKVTACVHNNIQDILSANACARVTWDYATCFATTLQLAVSDGLSEDLVRIIVAAGKLVKHFNQNLLASEALEQKQVQMCLPQHKLIQSSKARWDTICDMFERLLEQRWAIKAVLSDRTITNRQEAQILEIEDDCWQIIENFTPVLATLKWATTVISAETEVSISNIYPITFSLIQTHLVPKENDVEQVSEFKLKVQKSLRNHMEVDSNDLASKPALIASMLDPRHKHLSFLTPTGRLAAKVKLHELVSKLDVITTTVGTKDEQQEILVTPDISQVAMPSQLRSDTKNTMMLLLGDNYSSSYATDSEAQVDYYLRDIAPSLDINPLDWWRVNGPRFPKLATLARHYLCVPGVSLPSLLSEAGQTFAMRRTRLSAEHTDMMIFVNRNT, from the exons ATGAAGCGTACGGGGAGGAGACGGAGCTCTGTGTGGGACTGCTTTGAACAAGTGGGGAACTTCGTCCGCTGCATGAAATGTGACGCTACGTTGAAGTACTGCGGCGGAGCCACCAGCTCCATGATGAACCACATGAGCAGGCACCATCCGTCCACGGCACCCATAGACGAGGACGAGAAACCGGTGATTTGTACCGTTCAgtgcatggaggaggagagcagcgcTAATTCGGACGGCATGCAGGTTGCTATCATGCCACCCAACGTAAACATGACTGCCAACCCTCATGAGCGTGACTATGGAGAGAGGAAGCGCCTGAAGCGGAGCTCTGTGTGGGACATTTTCATCAAAGTGGACGACGAGGTGCACTGCACGATGTGCGACACCAAACTGAAGTACAGGAGCAGCACCACGAGCATGATGTACCACATCAAAAACAAGCACCCAGACACTATGCCTAATGATGGCGTGTCACTGGCAACACATGCAGAGGTGACTGAGCTCATCTCCAGAATGATAGAGAAGGACATGCTTCCCATCAGCGTGGTTAGTGGTGATGGCTTTCGCGAGCTACTTACACACACTGTGCATAACTATAAAATGCCATCTGTTGGTGATATCACGCGCCTCATTGAAGGTCATTTCCATGAGAAGGTGGAGGAGCTTGTGGTGCAGCTGGGCAGAGTGGAGAAAGTGGCTCTCACTGCTGACTTCTGGACAGCCCTCCCATTTCAGAGGTACATTACAGTTTTCTGTTCGTTCATAACAGAGGACTGGCAGGGGAGGTCAGCTGTGTTGCAGACACACAAGCTATCATCAGACAGCCACACCACTACAGACAGCATCACAGAGAAGCTTCTTAACACCGTGCAGTCCTGGGGTATCGCTGGCAAAGTGACTGCATGTGTTCATAACAACATACAGGACATCTTGTCAGCCAATGCGTGTGCCCGTGTCACCTGGGACTATGCAACTTGCTTTGCCACAACACTGCAGCTAGCAGTCAGCGATGGGCTGAGTGAGGATCTAGTCCGCATCATTGTTGCTGCAGGAAAACTAGTCAAACACTTCAATCAAAACTTGCTGGCAAGCGAGGCCTTGGAGCAGAAGCAAGTTCAGATGTGCCTGCCACAGCACAAGCTTATCCAGTCGAGCAAAGCTAGATGGGACACAATCTGCGATATGTTTGAACGGTTACTGGAGCAGCGGTGGGCGATTAAAGCTGTGCTCTCTGATCGCACAATTACCAACAGACAGGAAGCCCAGATCCTTGAGATTGAAGATGATTGCTGGCAAATAATTGAGAATTTCACACCTGTGCTGGCAACTCTGAAATGGGCAACCACAGTCATATCTGCTGAAACAGAAGTGTCCATTTCAAACATCTACCCAATCACATTCAGCCTCATTCAGACCCACCTTGTGCCAAAAGAAAATGATGTGGAACAAGTCTCTGAGTTTAAGCTGAAAGTTCAGAAGTCACTTAGAAATCACATGGAG GTGGACTCTAACGACCTAGCCTCCAAACCCGCTCTGATAGCCTCTATGCTGGACCCTCGTCACAAACATCTCAGCTTCCTGACGCCGACGGGGAGACTAGCCGCAAAGGTTAAACTGCATGAACTGGTTTCAAAATTAGATGTGATAACTACTACTGTGGGCACAAAGGATGAACAGCAGGAGATCCTGGTCACGCCTGACATTAGCCAGGTGGCTATGCCCTCACAACTGAGAAGCGACACCAAGAACACCATGATGTTGCTCCTGGGAGACAACTACAGCTCCTCCTACGCCACGGACTCGGAGGCTCAGGTAGATTACTACTTGAGAGACATTGCTCCTTCACTGGACATAAACCCCCTTGACTGGTGGAGGGTAAATGGACCGAGATTCCCCAAACTGGCCACTCTGGCGAGACACTATTTGTGTGTACCTGGAGTATCGCTGCCGTCTTTATTGTCAGAGGCTGGACAAACGTTTGCAATGAGGCGTACAAGACTGAGCGCAGAGCATACTGACATGATGATCTTTGTCAACAGAAATACATAA
- the LOC125890768 gene encoding uncharacterized protein C2orf81 homolog → MPRSAAKTQADKQRRTSSVQKHTPRTQDAEVEDNISGSSTLAKMPRSAAKIQADKQRHTSSVQLHTASTQDLEEEDINSGCSTQAQWEDILIQEDAHEAVGEIMDELLSQVMEGCFKVYIERQLAPFTTSWAKTYLTQILDQQILCPDEGEAPEEASETEDSEPMPATSDAWVQGCVPVVNATPRPHSASKQGAAIGQVPVQTEPRVNKQCNVMAQTNSSPKQSEKEISPRRSVSYDCYKVLSPRPPPKIDLKKKQQVNIPPKPASGKILPPLSRSAEKTEEEVEGKDWTQSASNHKTGSLYQHKNYQPIPRLDPSCLPRHCIFPRYEIVDNEYIKPNSKKPSGPSKLEARYNKQPTERTVSSLKKQTSSKDSPAKLLRRNEADVWLKKLSPSRHRKEGTVSSGPLRLDTMVLAKGVSLLDPHAVEMNPVKCNPPTQSTKLRLIRSDAAVPLFSVDQVTAGPPPQVTPLFQSKKCEN, encoded by the exons ATGCCCCGCTCTGCAGCCAAGACCCAAGCTGACAAGCAAAGACGTACGTCGTCTGTCCAAAAACATACACCTCGAACGCAGGACGCGGAAGTGGAAGATAATATATCTGGGAGCTCAACTCTGGCCAAGATGCCCCGCTCTGCAGCCAAGATCCAAGCTGACAAGCAAAGACATACGTCATCTGTCCAGTTACATACAGCTTCAACGCAGGACCTGGAAGAGGAAGATATCAATTCTGGTTGCTCAACTCAGGCCCAATGGGAAGACATTTTGATCCAGGAGGATGCACATGAGGCAGTGGGGGAGATCATGGACGAACTGTTGAGCCAAGTCATGGAAGGCTGTTTCAAAGTGTACATTGAAAGGCAG CTAGCACCTTTCACCACATCCTGGGCCAAGACCTACCTCACACAGATTCTAGATCAGCAAATCCTGTGCCCAGATGAAGGAGAAGCACCAGAGGAAGCATCTGAAACAGAAGACTCAGAGCCAATGCCAGCAACTTCAGATGCCTGGGTTCAAGGATGTGTGCCTGTTGTGAATGCTACCCCTCGACCTCACTCTGCCTCAAAACAG GGGGCTGCCATTGGCCAGGTTCCAGTACAAACAGAGCCAAGAGTCAACAAACAATGCAATGTTATGGCCCAAACAAACAGCTCTCCAAAGCAATCTGAAAAGGAAATAAGTCCCAGGAGGTCTGTCAGTTACGATTGCTATAAAGTGCTTAGTCCTCGCCCCCCACCAAAAattgatttaaagaaaaagCAACAGGTTAATATACCTCCCAAGCCTGCTTCAGGCAAAATACTGCCACCCCTGTCACGATCAGCAGAAAAAACAGAAGAGGAAGTAGAAGGTAAAGATTGGACACAGTCTGCTTCTAACCATAAGACTGGATCATTATATCAACATAAGAACTACCAACCCATACCAAGGCTCGATCCGTCCTGCTTGCCTCGACACTGCATCTTTCCTCGGTATGAGATTGTGGATAATGAGTACATAAAACCCAATTCCAAGAAACCAAGCGGACCATCCAAACTAGAAGCAAGATATAACAAGCAGCCAACAGAGAGGACTGTATCCTCACTGAAGAAACAAACCAGCTCCAAGGATTCGCCAGCAAAGCTTCTGAGGAGAAACGAGGCAGATGTCTGGCTGAAGAAATTGTCTCCCTCCAGACATAGGAAGGAAGGGACGGTGTCCTCTGGGCCTCTGAGGCTGGACACAATGGTTTTGGCCAAAGGTGTTTCTCTCCTGGATCCCCATGCAGTTGAAATGAACCCTGTCAAATGTAACCCTCCTACGCAGTCTACCAAGCTGAGGCTGATACGAAGTGATGCAGCTGTGCCACTGTTTTCAGTTGATCAGGTTACAGCAGGTCCACCACCTCAGGTCACCCCTTTGTTTCAATCCAAAAAGTGTGAAAACTGA